One region of Salinirubrum litoreum genomic DNA includes:
- a CDS encoding tetratricopeptide repeat protein: MADAADHVAYAAELRADDRPDDAAAHYERALSLDPAHAEAHAEYATLLAAEDPASAEHHYREALTLAPDDPATHSDYGVLLYEENRPRDAREHLERAVETWLARDRRADALLDLDVLIRIDHSLDHSTAATARWRYAMDLLAETSVDPEVDRGLRALGTVLTARDVHDRVQDAVALGVEHLGRGEFQQAIRLFAPAWDQHDRLREGSAARQDARCAGTALAGFHRVAGNTREEGALVAELGGFRDRLAPGPRAVYDRLVGAAGRSPDDLRMLATDFGDAGSDDEERGETRVDGAESGGDESGSDESGSDEAGGDKSEAVDSARLFAFADLLELMDES; the protein is encoded by the coding sequence ATGGCAGACGCAGCAGATCACGTCGCCTACGCGGCGGAACTCCGGGCCGACGACCGTCCGGACGACGCCGCAGCCCACTACGAGCGGGCGCTCTCGCTCGATCCGGCCCACGCAGAGGCGCACGCCGAGTACGCGACACTGCTCGCAGCCGAGGACCCCGCGTCCGCCGAACACCACTACCGCGAGGCGCTCACGCTGGCACCCGACGACCCGGCGACCCACTCCGACTACGGCGTCCTGCTGTACGAGGAGAACCGCCCGCGTGACGCCCGCGAGCACCTCGAACGCGCGGTCGAGACGTGGCTGGCACGGGACCGGCGGGCCGACGCCCTCCTCGATCTGGACGTGTTGATCCGGATCGACCACAGTCTCGACCACTCGACTGCCGCGACCGCGCGCTGGCGCTACGCGATGGACTTGCTCGCCGAGACCAGCGTGGACCCCGAGGTCGACCGCGGCCTCCGCGCGCTCGGCACGGTGCTCACTGCCCGCGACGTCCACGACCGGGTGCAGGACGCGGTGGCACTCGGGGTCGAACACCTCGGTCGCGGGGAGTTCCAGCAGGCGATCCGGTTGTTCGCGCCCGCGTGGGACCAGCACGACCGACTCCGCGAAGGGTCGGCCGCCCGGCAGGACGCACGCTGTGCCGGCACCGCACTCGCCGGCTTCCACCGGGTCGCCGGGAACACGCGGGAGGAAGGTGCGCTGGTCGCCGAACTCGGTGGGTTTCGGGACCGACTCGCGCCGGGGCCACGGGCGGTGTACGACAGACTCGTCGGTGCCGCCGGGCGCTCGCCGGACGACCTTCGAATGTTGGCGACCGACTTCGGTGACGCGGGATCGGACGACGAGGAGCGTGGTGAGACGCGGGTCGACGGCGCGGAGTCGGGCGGTGACGAGTCAGGTAGTGACGAGTCAGGGAGCGACGAGGCAGGCGGCGACAAGTCGGAGGCAGTCGACTCTGCGCGACTGTTCGCCTTCGCCGATCTGTTGGAACTGATGGACGAGTCGTGA
- a CDS encoding PhoU domain-containing protein, with protein MVETRKVQVTGGSTYTVSIPKTWATENGVSAGSEVEFYPEGDSLFLTPRRGDERTEGTLDIADLSGDELTRAVMTMYVSGFDIIALENSRITNDQRRTIREATQSLVGLEVLEETRDRVVIRDLLDSSELSIHNAVTRMRLISLSMLEDAMTALADLDRDMARDVIQRDDDVDRLWMVVSRIFRATLRTPKAAEELGVPREVCFDYHSSARQLERVADHATKIAHLTLNLEEPVPEEVTDALFDLHEATAQVIDTAMEALFTDDSVEATNLANEAREMVEDIDTEARAIDELLRDLDPARAQLLGLIVDSVSRAADYGGNIAETGLQKAAPTP; from the coding sequence ATGGTCGAGACACGAAAGGTGCAGGTGACGGGCGGATCGACGTACACCGTGTCGATCCCGAAGACGTGGGCGACCGAGAACGGCGTCAGCGCCGGCAGTGAAGTCGAGTTCTACCCCGAGGGGGACTCGCTGTTTCTCACGCCCCGGCGCGGCGACGAGCGTACCGAGGGGACGCTGGACATCGCCGACCTGTCGGGCGACGAACTCACGCGGGCGGTGATGACGATGTACGTCTCCGGGTTCGACATCATCGCCCTGGAGAACTCCCGGATCACCAACGACCAGCGCCGGACCATCCGCGAGGCGACCCAGAGTCTCGTCGGCCTGGAAGTCTTAGAGGAGACCCGCGACCGCGTCGTGATCCGCGACCTGCTGGACTCCTCGGAACTGTCGATCCACAACGCCGTCACCCGGATGCGACTCATCTCGCTGTCGATGCTCGAAGACGCGATGACCGCGCTGGCGGATCTGGACCGGGACATGGCGCGCGACGTGATCCAGCGCGACGACGACGTGGACCGCCTGTGGATGGTCGTCTCGCGCATCTTCCGGGCGACCCTGCGCACGCCGAAGGCCGCCGAGGAACTCGGCGTGCCCCGCGAGGTGTGTTTCGACTACCACTCCAGCGCCCGGCAACTGGAGCGTGTCGCGGACCACGCGACCAAGATCGCACACCTGACGCTCAATCTGGAGGAACCGGTGCCCGAGGAGGTCACCGACGCGCTGTTCGATCTCCACGAGGCGACCGCACAGGTGATCGACACGGCGATGGAGGCACTGTTCACCGACGACTCGGTCGAGGCGACGAATCTTGCGAACGAGGCCCGCGAGATGGTCGAGGACATCGACACCGAGGCCCGCGCTATCGACGAACTCCTGCGTGATCTCGATCCGGCACGCGCGCAACTGCTCGGCCTGATCGTCGACTCGGTGTCGCGGGCGGCCGACTACGGCGGGAACATCGCGGAGACCGGACTGCAGAAGGCCGCGCCGACGCCGTAA